The following are encoded in a window of Mycobacterium decipiens genomic DNA:
- a CDS encoding 2OG-Fe(II) oxygenase has translation MARWDKRVDSGDWDAITAGMNEYGGALLPQLITPSEAARLRKLYADDGLFRSTVDMAPKRYGAGQYRYFHAPYPEPIERLKQALYPRLLPIARDWWAKLGRGTPWPDRLDDWLATCHAAGQTRSTALMLKYGTNDWNALHQDLYGELVFPLQVVINLSDPDTDYTGGEFLLVEQRPRAQSRGTATQLPQGHGYLFTTRDRPVRTTRGWSASPVRHGLSTIRSGERYAMGLIFHDAA, from the coding sequence ATGGCCCGGTGGGACAAACGCGTCGACTCCGGCGATTGGGACGCCATCACTGCCGGAATGAACGAGTACGGCGGTGCACTGCTACCACAGTTGATTACCCCCAGCGAGGCAGCCCGGCTGCGCAAGCTGTACGCCGACGACGGCTTGTTTCGCTCGACCGTCGACATGGCACCGAAGCGGTACGGCGCCGGGCAGTACCGATATTTCCACGCCCCCTATCCCGAGCCCATCGAACGCCTAAAGCAGGCGCTGTATCCCCGACTGCTGCCGATAGCGCGCGACTGGTGGGCCAAACTGGGCCGTGGGACGCCCTGGCCAGACAGACTTGATGACTGGTTGGCTACCTGCCACGCCGCTGGCCAGACCCGATCCACCGCGTTGATGTTGAAGTACGGCACCAACGACTGGAACGCCCTACACCAAGATCTGTACGGCGAGTTGGTGTTTCCGCTTCAGGTGGTGATCAACCTGAGCGATCCCGACACCGACTACACGGGCGGCGAGTTCTTGCTCGTCGAACAGCGGCCGCGTGCCCAATCCCGCGGCACCGCAACGCAACTTCCGCAGGGACATGGCTACCTGTTCACCACCCGTGATCGGCCCGTGCGGACTACCCGAGGCTGGTCCGCATCGCCGGTGCGCCATGGTCTTTCGACTATTCGGTCCGGTGAACGCTATGCCATGGGGCTGATCTTTCACGACGCGGCGTAA
- a CDS encoding phospholipase C: MSRREFLAKAAAGGTGALMSFAGPVIEKAYGAGPCSGHLTDIEHFVLFLMENRSFDHYFGTLSGTDGFDTPSLLFQQKGWNPQTQSLDPAGVTIPYRFDTTRFLLDGQCLSDPDHSWKAMHDSWNGGANDNWLPAQIGHSRVPHNANVPVTMGYHTRKDIPIHYLLADTFTVCDRYFSSVLGPTLPNRLYWLSANLGADGTQGGPQLTSPPTDPIGQFSWTTMPENLSAAGISWKLYRNKTLGPIVNQYLNYTYDDIVMFFKQAQDPRSDLARFGISPSYPFDFAADVKANRLPQVSWVVPNTPQSEHPAFPPAVGAISIVNLLRILLSNPAVWEKSALIVSYDENGGFFDHVTPPTAPPGTPGEYLTVPDINSVSGSAGIRGPIGLGFRVPCIVISPYSRGPLMVHDVLDHTSQLKLISKRFSVPVPNLSTWRDGTVGDMTSTFNFAVPPNPSRPNLSHPVLDALPKLPQCVPNVYLGTIGLDPNPYTGSPQGIPYRVPFPQTMPTQETTPARGIPSGLC; encoded by the coding sequence ATGTCACGCCGAGAGTTTTTGGCCAAAGCCGCCGCAGGCGGCACCGGGGCTCTGATGTCCTTTGCTGGCCCGGTAATAGAAAAGGCCTATGGAGCGGGGCCATGTTCCGGTCATTTGACCGACATTGAGCACTTTGTATTGTTCCTGATGGAGAATCGATCATTCGATCACTACTTCGGCACACTCTCCGGCACCGATGGATTCGACACCCCGTCGCTGTTATTCCAGCAAAAGGGCTGGAACCCACAGACGCAGTCACTCGACCCCGCTGGTGTCACGATTCCCTACCGTTTCGACACCACCCGGTTCCTCCTTGACGGCCAGTGCCTCAGTGACCCCGACCACTCCTGGAAGGCGATGCACGACTCCTGGAACGGAGGCGCCAACGACAACTGGCTTCCCGCGCAGATCGGCCACAGTCGAGTGCCGCACAACGCCAACGTCCCCGTGACGATGGGCTATCACACCCGCAAGGACATCCCGATCCACTACCTGCTGGCGGACACGTTCACGGTGTGCGACCGATACTTCTCATCGGTATTGGGGCCCACCCTGCCCAACCGGCTGTACTGGTTGAGCGCCAACCTCGGGGCCGATGGCACCCAGGGGGGGCCGCAGCTCACGAGCCCCCCCACCGACCCGATTGGTCAGTTCAGCTGGACCACGATGCCGGAGAACCTAAGCGCCGCCGGCATCAGCTGGAAGCTATATCGCAACAAGACACTCGGGCCAATCGTCAATCAGTACCTCAACTACACCTATGACGACATAGTGATGTTCTTCAAGCAAGCACAGGACCCACGCTCAGATTTGGCTCGCTTCGGCATCTCCCCGAGCTACCCCTTCGACTTTGCTGCCGACGTCAAAGCCAACAGGCTGCCGCAGGTGTCCTGGGTTGTTCCGAACACCCCCCAGTCCGAACATCCCGCATTCCCGCCGGCCGTCGGTGCCATCAGCATTGTGAACCTGCTAAGAATATTGCTTTCCAATCCGGCGGTATGGGAAAAGTCCGCGCTGATCGTCTCCTATGACGAGAATGGCGGTTTCTTCGACCACGTCACACCGCCCACCGCACCACCGGGAACCCCCGGCGAATATCTCACGGTGCCTGACATCAACTCCGTCTCGGGGTCCGCCGGCATACGCGGGCCGATCGGCTTGGGATTTCGGGTCCCGTGCATCGTCATTTCCCCATATAGCCGCGGCCCGCTGATGGTGCATGACGTGCTCGACCACACCTCACAGCTGAAGTTGATCAGCAAGCGGTTTTCGGTGCCGGTTCCCAACCTCAGCACCTGGCGCGATGGCACGGTCGGCGACATGACATCGACGTTCAACTTCGCCGTCCCGCCCAACCCTTCGCGACCCAATTTGAGTCACCCGGTACTTGACGCCTTGCCCAAACTGCCGCAATGCGTGCCCAACGTGTACTTGGGGACTATCGGATTGGATCCGAATCCGTATACCGGGTCGCCACAGGGAATCCCTTACCGAGTGCCCTTCCCACAGACGATGCCGACTCAGGAAACCACGCCCGCACGCGGAATTCCCAGCGGTCTCTGCTAA
- a CDS encoding RND family transporter, which produces MSVSIARRIRQFSIPIILIWLALAVVLNVFVPQLEKIAAAHAVPLAPVEAPSVSGMKKIGEKFKEYDSDNLVLVTIVGDNKLGDDAHRYYDGLVRQLRQDKEDVEHVLDFWGHRFTASGVESFDHKAAYVQVNLVGNQGGARGNKSVHGVRKIVERSQPPKGVKAYVAGEGALTADTIEAGDESMARMTVIAIIVITIMLLFFYRSIVTVLLMLFIVFVELFVSRGVIAFLGLHGLIGLSTFAVNLLTALSIAAGTDYAIFVIGRYHEGRSTGMDREAAYFDTFSGVSKVILGSGLTIVGATYCLRFTRLPYFNSLGVPCSIGLLVLVGAALTLGPAVLTVASRFGLLDPKRESNYRRWRRIGTAIVRWPGPILATALTLTIVGALGLEGFQPLYNERYYLPSRVSSKKAYDAAGAHFAEARLNPDVLMIETDHDLRNPTDLLVLDRVAKNIFRLPGIERVQSITRPLGPPIEHGSVAFQLSVQSVPIRDNLQYLNDRMADMLKTIHDLNTLISIMERMYTVTQHLADAADDSANTVASTAAITDELRNHLADFDDFWRPMRSFFYWEKHCFDIPICWSFRSLFDGLDGFDQLSEQFHNLTEDLTHTALATHQMLTLIPPMIATSKSIRNTTMTMYSTFDSMVKQLDRMTDTNYVIGQAFDDSKVDDSFYLPPEVFNNPDFQIGLNLMVSPDGKAARFIITHDGDPATSAGIATVEAEREAARQALKLTSLSDADIVLGGTAATFKDIRDAAKFDFMIAAVAAITLIFIIMILITRALVAALVIVGTIVMSLGAAFGFSTLLWQHVFHFQIHWVALVFALIVLLAVGSDYNLMLVSRFEEEIGAGLKTGIIRGMASTGPVVTAAGLVFAFTMGSMITSDLRSVGQFGTTIGIGLLFDTLVVRSLITPSIATLLGRWFWWPKIVRTRPASQMLRSVGPRPLVRALLMDPRQRPSRTTE; this is translated from the coding sequence ATGTCGGTGTCCATAGCCCGTAGGATCCGCCAGTTTTCGATACCAATCATTCTCATCTGGCTGGCGCTTGCCGTCGTTCTTAACGTTTTCGTACCGCAGTTAGAAAAGATTGCGGCGGCGCACGCGGTTCCATTGGCGCCCGTCGAGGCGCCGTCGGTTTCCGGAATGAAGAAAATCGGCGAAAAATTCAAAGAATATGATTCCGACAACCTCGTCCTGGTCACTATTGTCGGTGACAACAAGCTGGGCGATGATGCTCACCGGTACTACGACGGCTTGGTTCGTCAGCTGCGGCAAGACAAAGAAGACGTTGAACACGTGCTGGACTTTTGGGGCCATCGTTTCACGGCGTCCGGCGTCGAGAGCTTTGACCACAAGGCCGCATATGTTCAGGTCAACTTGGTCGGTAATCAGGGCGGGGCGCGGGGTAACAAGTCCGTACACGGAGTCCGAAAGATCGTCGAGCGTTCACAACCGCCGAAGGGCGTCAAGGCATATGTAGCCGGCGAGGGCGCTCTGACCGCCGACACGATCGAGGCCGGCGACGAGAGTATGGCCAGAATGACGGTGATCGCGATCATCGTCATCACGATCATGCTGCTTTTCTTCTATCGGTCGATTGTCACCGTGCTGCTCATGTTGTTCATTGTCTTTGTCGAGCTTTTCGTCAGCCGAGGGGTAATCGCGTTCCTTGGACTTCATGGCCTGATAGGACTGTCGACATTTGCCGTAAATCTGCTTACGGCGTTGTCTATCGCGGCGGGGACGGACTACGCAATATTTGTCATTGGCCGGTACCACGAAGGCCGAAGCACCGGCATGGATCGCGAAGCCGCGTACTTCGACACTTTCAGCGGCGTTTCAAAGGTCATCTTGGGTTCCGGGTTGACCATTGTCGGCGCAACATATTGTCTGCGCTTCACCAGGTTGCCCTACTTCAATTCGCTGGGTGTTCCGTGTTCGATCGGGTTGCTCGTGCTGGTTGGTGCCGCACTTACGCTGGGGCCAGCCGTTCTCACCGTGGCGAGCCGTTTCGGTCTGCTTGATCCCAAGCGCGAGTCCAACTATCGGCGATGGCGCCGTATCGGGACCGCTATCGTCCGTTGGCCTGGCCCAATTTTGGCGACCGCGCTCACGCTCACCATTGTCGGCGCGTTGGGGCTGGAGGGTTTCCAGCCGCTCTACAACGAGCGCTACTACCTCCCGAGTCGGGTTTCATCGAAAAAGGCGTACGACGCGGCCGGCGCCCATTTCGCCGAGGCCCGACTGAACCCGGATGTGCTGATGATCGAGACCGATCACGATCTGCGTAATCCGACCGATCTACTTGTGTTGGACAGGGTGGCCAAGAACATCTTTCGGTTGCCCGGCATCGAACGCGTGCAAAGCATCACCAGACCGCTCGGTCCGCCCATCGAACATGGGTCGGTGGCATTTCAGCTCAGCGTGCAAAGCGTCCCGATCAGAGACAACCTGCAGTATCTCAATGATCGGATGGCTGACATGCTGAAGACCATTCATGACCTCAACACCCTGATTTCCATCATGGAGCGCATGTACACGGTGACTCAGCACCTGGCCGATGCCGCTGACGACAGCGCCAACACGGTGGCGTCCACGGCGGCCATCACCGACGAATTGCGGAATCACCTAGCTGATTTCGATGACTTCTGGAGACCGATGCGCAGTTTCTTCTACTGGGAGAAGCACTGCTTCGATATCCCGATCTGCTGGTCATTCCGGTCGCTGTTCGACGGCTTGGACGGATTCGACCAGCTCTCCGAGCAGTTCCACAACCTCACCGAGGACCTCACTCACACGGCTTTAGCCACGCACCAGATGCTCACATTGATCCCGCCGATGATCGCCACATCCAAGTCGATACGGAACACGACGATGACGATGTACAGCACTTTCGACAGCATGGTCAAACAGTTGGATCGCATGACGGACACCAACTACGTCATCGGACAAGCGTTCGACGATTCAAAAGTCGACGACTCGTTCTACCTGCCTCCGGAGGTCTTCAACAATCCAGACTTTCAGATCGGTCTGAACCTGATGGTTTCGCCGGACGGGAAAGCGGCCCGGTTCATCATCACGCATGACGGCGACCCCGCGACCAGCGCGGGTATCGCGACCGTCGAAGCCGAGCGCGAGGCGGCGCGGCAGGCATTGAAGTTGACCTCGCTGTCGGACGCCGACATCGTACTTGGCGGCACAGCAGCAACTTTCAAGGACATCAGGGACGCGGCGAAATTCGACTTCATGATTGCCGCGGTTGCCGCGATCACGTTGATCTTCATCATCATGATTCTTATCACACGAGCTCTGGTCGCGGCGCTTGTCATTGTCGGGACCATTGTGATGTCGCTGGGTGCCGCCTTCGGCTTCTCGACCCTGTTATGGCAGCACGTTTTTCACTTCCAAATACACTGGGTTGCTTTGGTATTCGCGTTGATTGTGCTGTTGGCAGTCGGCTCCGACTACAACTTGATGCTCGTTTCTCGTTTCGAGGAAGAAATCGGCGCCGGGCTCAAGACCGGGATCATCCGAGGAATGGCTAGCACCGGCCCGGTGGTGACGGCCGCAGGTTTGGTGTTCGCGTTCACGATGGGATCGATGATCACCAGCGACCTGCGCTCAGTCGGTCAGTTCGGCACGACGATCGGTATCGGTTTGCTGTTCGACACGCTCGTGGTCCGTTCGCTCATCACACCCTCGATCGCCACGTTGCTGGGACGGTGGTTCTGGTGGCCCAAGATCGTCCGCACCCGCCCGGCCAGTCAAATGCTTCGATCGGTCGGGCCTAGACCGTTGGTCCGCGCATTGCTGATGGACCCTCGCCAACGTCCTAGCCGGACAACGGAGTAG
- a CDS encoding MmpS family transport accessory protein, producing the protein MNILRRAWIPLVVVVALGVGGFAVERLHGFFPLTSPSKLDPRAQTPPYAAKSATYEVFGPPGTVGVVNWMDENAKPQQANFSTLPWSRTITARLPGIFAYVVAQGNSNYIGCRITVDGKLVDEQRADYHNAQTSCLDKSA; encoded by the coding sequence TTGAACATCCTCAGGCGGGCATGGATACCATTGGTTGTTGTTGTGGCGCTCGGCGTCGGTGGATTTGCCGTTGAGCGGCTTCATGGATTCTTTCCGCTCACCAGTCCGTCAAAGCTTGATCCGCGGGCGCAGACCCCGCCTTACGCCGCCAAGAGCGCTACCTACGAGGTCTTTGGGCCCCCCGGGACGGTCGGAGTCGTCAACTGGATGGACGAAAACGCGAAACCTCAGCAAGCGAATTTTTCAACGCTGCCCTGGTCGCGCACGATCACCGCCAGGCTGCCCGGAATCTTTGCTTACGTTGTCGCGCAGGGTAATAGCAACTACATCGGTTGTCGGATAACCGTCGACGGCAAATTGGTAGACGAACAGCGCGCCGATTATCACAACGCTCAGACCTCCTGCTTAGATAAATCCGCGTGA